Proteins found in one Anopheles aquasalis chromosome 3, idAnoAquaMG_Q_19, whole genome shotgun sequence genomic segment:
- the LOC126578196 gene encoding knirps-related protein-like, translating into MNQQCKVCGEPAAGFHFGAFTCEGCKSFFGRSYNNLSSISECKNNGECIINKKNRTACKACRLRKCLMVGMSKSGSRYGRRSNWFKIHCLLQEQQQAAQQHQQQHQHQHQQQQGNHPKGPQQVGMHPGMFHPGAYPHGMYPRPPCTKEELMLLGLEEYSKHPSASPSVSSPDSHNSDSSNEINDRRNALLRQGKLHHEAATLSNKDLFLPLPFGGLPLMPPPGFLPSSHLMFPGFHPALYSHPQAGLLKPADTHLTLPSSPLANNNNSRFTPNHNTEPSAHPVTPGSNGNANDSASGKSPDPYAKRFILDQVLESQRCPSNGTANGSDKEEPEPEDVGPATMTPPRSPIVVVSQPSQAIVVRQHTPENNHHHHHHHHHNHHQRPEQQQSGLNQDNPIDLSMKTGSSCTSADDRRSSMSGAESNGSDDETHAESRSSSGLDKYKYAVAAAAAAAAAAAATATTTSGKTTPNNNNNNTIISNNHEHHKRHLPSSPPRCHEASLTPSPTQQRLASPPQPESPPLVRPSANHRQQQQQLHHHHHHLQHLRHRHALGHHGSGSESDLEPEETEYEREVKRMKLQGTTPLDLTTKV; encoded by the exons ATGAATCAGCAGTGCAAAGTGTGTGGTGAACCGGCGGCCGGATTCCATTTCGGTGCCTTCACTTGCGAAGGCTGCAAG TCCTTTTTCGGCCGATCGTACAACAATCTGTCGTCGATCTCGGAGTGCAAAAACAACGGCGAATGTATCATCAACAAGAAGAACCGGACGGCGTGCAAAGCGTGCCGATTGCGCAAGTGCCTGATGGTGGGCATGTCGAAGAGTGGTTCACGGTACGGGCGACGATCGAACTGGTTCAAGATCCACTGTCTGctgcaggagcaacagcaggccgcccagcagcaccagcagcagcatcagcatcagcatcagcagcagcagggcaacCATCCGAAGGGCCCGCAGCAGGTCGGTATGCATCCGGGCATGTTCCATCCGGGCGCTTACCCGCACGGTATGTACCCGCGGCCACCGTGCACCAAGGAGgaactgatgctgctcggtCTGGAGGAGTACAGCAAGCATCCGTCCGCTTCACCGTCGGTCAGCTCACCGGACAGCCACAACTCGGACAGCTCGAACGAGATCAACGATCGACGCAATGCGTTGCTTCGGCAGGGCAAACTACACCACGAGGCGGCCACCCTCAGCAACAAGGACCTCTTCCTGCCCCTGCCATTCGGTGGACTGCCGTTGATGCCCCCGCCTGGCTTCCTACCCTCGTCGCATCTTATGTTCCCAGGGTTCCATCCGGCGCTCTACTCGCATCCACAGGCGGGTCTGCTGAAGCCGGCCGACACGCACCTGACGCTGCCCAGCTCGCCCTTggcaaataacaacaacagtcgcTTCACGCCAAATCACAATACCGAACCGAGTGCACACCCGGTGACGCCCGGTAGCAATGGTAATGCCAACGATAGTGCCAGCGGTAAGTCACCGGATCCGTACGCCAAGCGCTTCATCCTGGATCAGGTGCTGGAATCGCAGCGTTGCCCGAGCAACGGTACTGCCAATGGTAGTGATAaggaggaaccggaaccggaggacGTTGGGCCGGCCACGATGACACCACCACGctcaccgatcgtcgtcgtatcGCAGCCTTCCCAGGCGATTGTGGTTCGTCAGCACACGCCCGagaacaaccaccaccatcaccaccatcaccaccacaaccaccatcagcgaccggagcagcaacagtcagGGTTGAACCAGGACAATCCGATCGATTTGAGTATGAAGACGGGCAGTAGCTGCACATCCGcggacgatcgacgatcgtcgatGTCGGGAGCCGAATCGAACGGATCCGATGATGAAACTCACGCCGAAAGCCGCTCATCGTCCGGTTTGGATAAGTACAAGtatgcggttgctgctgcggcggcggcggcggcggctgctgctgctactgcaacgaCCACCTCCGGTAAAACGACtcctaacaacaacaacaacaacacgatcaTCAGTAACAACCACGAGCATCACAAACGGCACCTACCGTCGTCACCACCGCGCTGTCACGAAGCGTCTTTGACGCCCTCACCAACTCAGCAACGTCTTGCGTCACCACCGCAACCAGAATCACCGCCACTGGTCCGGCCATCGGcaaaccatcggcagcagcagcagcagcttcaccatcaccatcaccatctgcagCACCTTCGGCATCGGCATGCACTCGGCCATCACGGTAGCGGCAGTGAGTCCGACCTAGAACCGGAGGAGACCGAGTATGAGCGTGAGGTGAAACGGATGAAACTGCAAGGAACGACACCGCTCGATCTGACAACCAAGGTGTGA